Proteins from a single region of Budorcas taxicolor isolate Tak-1 chromosome 11, Takin1.1, whole genome shotgun sequence:
- the LOC128055165 gene encoding butyrophilin subfamily 1 member A1, whose translation MAVFPNSCLLGCLLIFIALQLPKLDSAPFDVIGPPEPILAMLGEDAELPCRLSPNVSAEGMELRWFREKVSPAVFVSREGREQEGEEMAEYRGRVSLVEDHIAEGSVAVRIQEVKTSDDGEYRCFFRQDENYEEAIVHLKVAALGSDPHISMKVQESGEILLECASVGWHPEPQVQWRTHKGEEFPSMSESRTPDEEGLFTVRASVIIRDTSMKNVSCCIRNLLLGQEKEVEISIPASFFPRLTPWMVAVAVILVVLGLLTIGSIFFTWRLYKERSRQRRNEFSSKEKLLEELKWKKATLHAVDVTLDPDTAHPHLFLYEDSKSVRLEDSRQKLPEKPERFDSWPCVMGREAFTSGRHYWEVEVGDRTDWAIGVCRENVMKKGFDPMTPENGFWAVELYGNGYWALTPLRTPLPLAGPPRRVGVFLDYESGDIFFYNMTDGSHIYTFSKASFSGPLRPFFCLWSCGKKPLTICPITDGLEGVMVVADAKDISKEIPLSPMGEDSASGDIETLHSKLIPLQPSQGVP comes from the exons ATGGCAGTCTTTCCGAACTCCTGCCTCCTGGGGTGTCTGCTCATTTTCATTGCCCTCCAGCTGCCCAAGCTGGATTCTG CTCCCTTTGACGTGATCGGACCCCCGGAGCCCATCCTGGCGATGTTGGGTGAAGATGCAGAGCTGCCCTGTCGCCTCTCCCCCAACGTGAGCGCCGAGGGCATGGAGCTGCGCTGGTTCCGGGAGAAGGTCTCGCCTGCAGTGTTTGTGAGCCGAGAAGGCcgagagcaggagggagaggagatggcTGAATACCGGGGAAGAGTGTCGCTGGTGGAGGACCACATCGCCGAGGGCAGCGTCGCTGTGAGGATACAGGAGGTCAAAACCTCTGATGATGGGGAGTACCGATGCTTTTTCAGGCAGGACGAAAACTACGAAGAGGCCATCGTGCATCTGAAGGTGGCTG ctctgggCTCTGATCCTCACATCAGTATGAAAGTTCAAGAGAGTGGAGAGATCCTGCTGGAGTGTGCCTCAGTGGGATGGCACCCAGAGCCCCAAGTACAGTGGCGAACTCACAAGGGAGAAGAGTTTCCATCCATGTCAGAGTCCAGGACTCCTGATGAAGAAGGTTTGTTTACTGTGAGAGCTTCAGTGATCATCAGGGACACCTCTATGAAGAATGTGTCCTGCTGTATCCGGAACCTCCTTCTTGGCCAGGAGAAAGAAGTAGAGATTTCCATACCAG CATCCTTCTTCCCAAGGCTGACTCCCTGGATGGTGGCTGTGGCTGTCATCTTGGTGGTCCTAGGACTCCTCACAATTGGGTCCATATTTTTCACTTGGAGACTATACAAGGAAAGATCCAGACAGAGGAGGAATGAATTCAGTTCTAAAG AGAAACTCCTGGAAGAGCTCA AATGGAAAAAGGCTACATTGCATGCAG tGGATGTGACTCTGGATCCAGACACCGCCCATCCCCACCTCTTTCTGTATGAAGATTCAAAATCTGTCCGACTGGAAGATTCACGTCAGAAACTTCCTGAGAAACCAGAAAGATTTGACTCCTGGCCCTGTGTGATGGGTCGTGAGGCCTTCACCTCGGGGAGACATTactgggaggtggaggtgggagacAGGACGGACTGGGCAATTGGGGTGTGTAGGGAGAATGTGATGAAGAAAGGATTTGACCCTATGACTCCCGAGAATGGgttctgggctgtggagctgTATGGAAATGGGTACTGGGCTCTCACCCCACTGCGGACCCCTCTCCCACTGGCTGGACCCCCCCGCCGGGTTGGGGTCTTCCTTGACTATGAATCAGGAGACATCTTCTTCTACAACATGACTGATGGATCCCACATCTATACTTTCTCCAAGGCCTCTTTTTCTGGCCCCCTCCGGCCCTTCTTCTGCTTGTGGTCCTGTGGTAAAAAGCCCCTGACTATCTGCCCAATCACTGATGGGCTTGAGGGAGTCATGGTAGTTGCTGATGCCAAGGACATTTCAAAGGAGATCCCACTGTCCCCCATGGGGGAGGACTCTGCCTCCGGGGATATAGAAACCCTCCATTCTAAACTAATCCCTCTCCAGCCCAGCCAAGGGGTACCTTAA
- the HMGN4 gene encoding high mobility group nucleosome-binding domain-containing protein 4: MPKRKAKGDAKGDKGKVKDEPQRRSARLSAKPALPKPEPRPKKAPAKKGEKLAKGRKGKAEVGKDGNNPAKNRDASTVQSQKAEGTGDAK; encoded by the coding sequence ATGCCCAAGagaaaggcaaaaggagatgcTAAAGGTGACAAAGGGAAGGTGAAGGATGAGCCACAGAGGAGATCAGCACGGTTGTCTGCTAAACCTGCCCTTCCAAAACCAGAGCCCAGGCCAAAAAAGGCCCCTgcaaagaagggagagaagctGGCCAAAGGGAGAAAGGGGAAAGCAGAAGTCGGCAAGGATGGGAACAACCCTGCGAAAAACCGAGATGCCTCTACAGTCCAGTCACAGAAAGCAGAAGGCACGGGGGATGCTAAATGA